A genomic window from Lutra lutra chromosome 17, mLutLut1.2, whole genome shotgun sequence includes:
- the TLE7 gene encoding transducin-like enhancer protein 7, translating to MSREKDEALFRILSIYDEPEEMRNVPESSGISSQCEHQTQSQPEGVYGMPQQVPGFLTQRGLVCQEMSAGTPQQWVLQTMGRSELQASCLPQAEPEAAAELDPSFLPGPKFGQPCPSPPPNEEVWSFLRTIPPIPNEAVVRQRVPRRCWKVGRLRHGKKVYAVAISSSTHHVYTCGHGYIKVWDESALHALSKAPQAQLDLQDHQNCVLACKLFPDEQCLITGGLSRSLTLWDLAPTPRVRAQLASTGPLCYSLALSSNAQICLACFKGFVEIWDLQNQILIRKHEVPEYGSRCVDIAGNKFWTGGEDTRLYSWDLRSYQRLQEHELRHEILSITHEPTEEWVLVGLRTSDIIILHTHRPEKFKAVLHKYVNHHNLKFASCGSYFVTAIDESIHCIAAPSLQRLFQVEEPTDVLCCDVSADNQYLVTGSKNSATVYQLLY from the exons ATGAGTAGAGAGAAGGATGAGGCGTTGTTTCGTATACTCAGTATTTATGATGAGCCAGAGGAGATGAGGAATGTGCCCGAAAGCTCTGGCATTTCCTCCCAGTGTGAGCACCAAACACAGTCCCAACCAGAGGGGGTGTATGGAATGCCCCAGCAGGTCCCCGGTTTCCTGACACAGCGTGGCCTGGTTTGTCAGGAGATGAGCGCCGGGACCCCACAGCAGTGGGTCCTCCAGACTATGGGCAGATCTGAGCTCCAGGCCAGTTGTCTCCCCCAGGCAGAGCCAGAAGCAGCCGCAGAGCTGGACCCCAG CTTCCTGCCAGGACCCAAGTTTG GCCAGCCTTGCCCCTCACCTCCGCCCAATGAAGAAGTCTGGTCGTTCCTCAGGACAATT ccaccTATTCCCAATGAAGCAGTGGTCAGGCAGAGGGTCCCCCGGCGGTGCTGGAAGGTTGGCAGGCTCCGCCACGGAAAGAAAGTCTACGCTGTGGCCATCAGCAGCTCGACTCACCACGTGTACACGTGTGGCCACGGCTACATTAAGGTCTGGGATGAGAGCGCCCTGCATGCCCTCAGCAAGGCCCCACAGGCCCAGCTGGACTTGCAG GACCATCAGAACTGTGTCCTGGCCTGCAAGCTGTTCCCGGACGAGCAGTGCCTCATCACCGGGGGTCTGTCCCGGAGCCTGACCCTGTGGGATCTGGCGCCCACACCACGCGTCAGGGCCCAGCTGGCCTCCACGGGCCCCCTGTGCTATTCCCTGGCGCTCTCCTCCAATGCCCAGATCTGCTTGGCGTGTTTCAAAGGATTTGTTGAGATTTGGGATTTGCAGAACCAAATCTTGATCAG GAAGCATGAGGTCCCTGAATATGGGTCCCGCTGCGTGGACATCGCAGGCAATAAGTTCTGGACAGGAGGTGAAGACACCAGACTCTATTCCTGGGACCTGAGGAGCTACCAGAGGTTGCAGGAGCACGAGTTACGGCATGAG ATCCTCAGCATTACCCACGAGCCTACTGAGGAGTGGGTGCTGGTAGGCCTGAGAACAAGCGACATCATAATTCTCCACACACACCGGCCAGAGAAGTTTAAGGCAGTCTTGCATAAATACGTCAACCACCACAACCTCAAGTTTGCCTCCTGTG GGAGCTACTTTGTGACCGCAATCGACGAGTCGATCCACTGCATAGCCGCACCTTCTCTACAAAGGTTGTTTCAG GTAGAGGAGCCGACAGATGTCCTGTGTTGTGATGTGTCTGCTGACAACCAGTATCTGGTCACGGGCTCCAAGAACAGTGCCACAGTTTACCAGCTCTTGTACTGA